A window of bacterium genomic DNA:
CCTCATGTCGTAGGGTCGGGAGTGGTCGCGCAGCAGCAGCGCGAGCAGATCGTCGGGCGGGAATGCGGGCTCGGCCGGCTCAGCCCGGGCAAAGGGTCCAGCCGGCACGGCCGGCCACTGTCCGAAGATCTCGCGGATGCGGTTCAAGCAATCGGAGTCGTTGGCGGCCTTGTAATCGGTCACGCCGGAAATGGAGCAATGGACGGTGGCTCCGCCCAGCTTCTCGTTGTCGATCACTTCGCCAATGGCCGCCTTGACCAGGTGGCTGCCGGCCAGGAAGACGCTGCCGGTGCCCTCCACGATGAGGGCCTCGTCGCTCATGATGGGCAGGTAGGCCCCACCGGCCACGCAGGATCCCATGATGGCGGCGACCTGGGGAATGCCCCGCGAACTCATCACCGCGTTGTTGCGGAAGATGCGGCCGAAGTGCTCGCGATCGGGGAAGATCTCGTCCTGGAGAGGCAGGAAGACACCCGCCGAATCCACGAGGTAGACGATGGGCAGGCCGTTCTCGAGGCAGATCTCCTGGGCGCGCAGGTTCTTCTTGACCGTGATGGGAAACCAGGCGCCCGCCTTGACCGTGGGGTCATTGGCCAGGATCATGGCCAGGCGGCCCTGGATGCGGCCCAGTCCCATCACGGTTCCTGCCGCGGGCACCGCGCCATGGTGCGGATAGAGTCCCTCGCCCGCCCACAAGCCCAACTCGAAGAAGGAACCCGGGTCCACCAGGGCTGCCACGCGTTCCCGGGCGCTGAGCTTGCCCCGCTTGTGCTGGCGCTCCAGGGCCGTCGCACCGCCGCCCTGACGGATGTGCTCGCGGCGCTGCTCGTGCGTCCGCAACAGCTCGAGGTAATCCTCCTTCTGCTGGCGCATGGCATCGGTGTCCGGGATGGGCATGCCCAGTGTGTTCATCGGCGCTCCTTTTGCGGCTTGATCACGAATCATGGCTCCCGGCCAATGCCCACATGATAGAAACCAATGGACGGAAGTACCTTGCGCGGGCGGGAGACAGCCCGACCCCCATCACCAACCCGGAGGCTCCATGGCGACCTGGCTGCTGAAAGGACTGTTTTTCACGGCACTGACCCTCCTGGCGGCCTGGCTCTTCTGGCGGGAGCTGTCCCGTCGGTTGGCCGCCCTGCGCCGGGCGCGCGGACCGCTGCCCCGGGATCGTCCGGAGCGCCGCTGGGCCCGGGTCCTGCGCGAGGTGCTTTTCCAGACGAAGGTGATCCGCCACCGGCCCCTGCCCGGCCTGGCCCATGCCTTGCTGGTATGGGCCTTCGGCGCCTACTTCCTGGAGACGCTGGACCACTTGAGCAGGATCTGGCAGCCCCGTGGCTTCCTGCCCGATCAGGGCCTTTTCCATGTCTTGTTTCACGGACTGGTCGCCGTCTTCGCCTGGGCCGCCGCCGCCGGCATCATCGTGCTGGCCGTCAGGCGCTTTGTCCAGCGCCCGGTGGAGCTGGGCCGCAACCTGTCCTGGTCCAGCGGCGCCGTCGCCCTTTTCATTCTGCTTCTCATGTTGACCTACCTGGCCAGGCATCACGGCTGGGTGCCCGACCAGGGACCCAGGGCGGAGCTGAACTGGAGCCTGCACACGATCGTGCTGCTTGCATTTCTCGTGCTGATCCCCCGCTCCAAGCACCTGCACCTGGTCCTGGGCCCCTTTGCCGTCTTCCACCGCAACGAGACCCCGGGCGAGCTGGCGCCCCTGGACTTCGAGCGCGAGGAGATGGGCGTGGACACCTTGGCCGGGCTGGGCCAGGCCAACGCCCTGGCCTTGTTCGCCTGCGTCGAGTGCGGCCGATGCATGGAACACTGCCCGGCCACGCAGTCGGGCAAGGCCCTGGATCCCAAGGAGCTGGTCCTCCGCATGCGGGATGGTTTCCTGACGGACCCGGAGCAGCCCGCGGTCGGGCCGCAGGTGCCGGAGGATTGGCTGTGGCAGTGCACCACCTGCGGTGCCTGCGCCGAGCAGTGCCCCACCGGCAACGATCAACCCCTCAGCATTCTCGAGTTCCGGCGCGGCCTGACGAGCGAAGGGCGCTTCCCCGACACCCTGCGCACCCTCTTCGACAACCTGGAACGCAGCGGCAACCCGTGGCGCCACGCCGCGGTCGATGCAAGCGCCTTCCTGCGCGAGGCGGGCATACCCCTGCATGACGGCTCACAGAAGGTCCTCTATTGGATGGGTTGCATGGCGCGCTACGATGAGGCTTATCGTCGCGTGGCCCTGGATTTTGTCGCGATCCTGCGCGCCGCCGGCGTGGACTTCGCCGTGCTCAAGGACGAGAAATGCACGGGTGACGCCGCCCGCCGGGCAGGCAACGAGTTCCTCTTCCAACAATTGGCCATGGAGAATGCCGCCCTCATCAACGAGGCGGCCCCCGACCTGATCGTCTCCACCTGCCCCCACTGCATCCGCAGCCTGGACGAATACAAGTCCTTGCCGGACGAGATGCGGCTGCTGGATCGGCCCATCCTGCACCACAGCCAGTTCATCCGCCAACTGATCGAGCAGGGACGCCTGCCCTTGTCCACGACCCATGGCGCTCCGGTTCAGGACCTGGCCTACCACGACCCCTGCTACCTCTCCCGCTACGTGGATGAAGGGGTGGACGCTCCGCGCGAGGTGCTGCGCGGCGCCGGTGTCCGCGTGCGCGAGGCGGAGCGGCATGGACGGCGCAGCTTCTGCTGCGGGGCGGGTGGCGCCCAGCTCTTCATGGAGGAGCGCGAGGGGCGGCGGATCAACCACATCCGCACGGAGGAGCTGCTGGACACGGGAGCCGGGACCGTCTGTGTCTCGTGCCCCTTCTGTCGCACCATGATCAAGGATGGCATGACCGACAAGGGACGCGGGGATCTTCCCGTGCTGGACCTGGCCCAGGTGGTGGCCCGCTCCCTGGGCAAGGCGGCGGATGTGTAAGCCAGACCTGCCATGCCACCAGACCAGTTAACCCAGGATGGATGAACACAACCAAAATGGTGCAGGCATGAGCGACCGTTTCGCTGCTCTCTCGATTGCGCCAGATCGAAGCCATTGTCCAGCTTCGACTTCACCACGGGAACAAAAGATGCAGGCGGGCGTTTGAGGTGGCACGCTTGTTGCAAAAGCAAGCAGCGTCAAGGGCCGAGGCCCGGCAAGGGTCCAAAGCCTGAGACATCCGCCTACCCAACCCTCTCTGTATAGCTGTGTGTGACGCGACAGCCGTTGACAAGCCCCGTCAACGGGAAGGGCCCCACCCCGGGGCCCTTTTTGTTTCCGCTTGCCCATCATGGAAGGGTTGTGTCAAGCCAGAGCCTTGGTCAGGGCCGGCACGACCTCGAAGAGATCGCCGACGATGCCGTAGTCCGCCACCTTGAAGATGGGCGCCTCTGCATCCTTGTTGATGGCGACGATGTAGCGGGAGTTCTTCATCCCGGCCAGATGCTGGATGGCGCCGGAGATGCCGCAGGCGATGTAGAGGGTCGGGTTGACCACTTTGCCGGTCTGCCCGACTTGCTGGCTGTGCGGGCGCCAGCCGGCGTCGACCACGGCCCGCGAGGCTCCCACCGCCGCCCCCAGGCGGGCAGCCAGGTCCTCCAGCGGCTGGAAGCCCTCCGGTCCCCCCACACCCCGGCCACCGCTGACGATGATGTCCGCCTCGCTGAGATCCAGTCGGGATCCGGCCGCGGCGAGCAGCTCCGTCACCACCGCCTTCATCTCCCCCAGCGGCAGGTCGAGGGGGGCCAGCTCGGCCACGGCATCCTTCTGCAGGGCGGGAAACAACTTGGGGCGCAGGGTGGCGACGGCCGGCAGGATAACCGGCGTCTTGAGCAGGACCTTGCCGGCAAAGACGGGCCGCGTGGCGGTCAGGCCTGATCCGCCCGCCTCCAGCTGCGAGCATTCGCTGATCAAGGGCCGCCCCAGGCGCGCGGCAATGCGGGGCGCCAGCTCCCGTCCCCGCGGTCCGGCGCTGAAGAGCAGCAGATCCGCCTGCACGTGCTCCGTCGCCTCGGCGATGGTCGCGCTCCAGGCATCGCTGGAGAAAGCCCCGGCCAGTGAAGGCAGGGAGTGGATCCGGTCCGCGCCCCAGGAGGCCAGGGAGGCCAGGCCTTCACCTCCGCCCGGCACCAGGGCCAGGACCTCGCTGCCGGCCTGGGTCTCTTTCAACAGGCGGGCCGCGCCCAGCACCTCGCGGGCGGCGGGCCGTTCCCGGCCTTCGTGCAGATCAATCCAGCAAAGCAACCGCATGACATGTTCTCCTAGAGGACCCGCGCTTCTTCCTTCAGCAGCCGCAGCAGATCCGTCGCCGCGCCCGCGCCCTGACCCACGATGCGTCCCGCCGGCCGGGCGGCGGGAGTCTCAAAACGTCCCGGCGAGGCCGGTCGGGCCTCCACCGCCACAATGGTCAGGGGCTTCTTCTTGGCCATCATGATCCCCTTCAACGAGGCGTAGCGAGGCTCGTTCAAGCCCTTGTCGGCGCTGAGTACGCAGGGCAGGGGCAGGCGCACGCGCTCGCGGCCTCCCTCCACCTCCCGCTCCACAAGCACGCCGCCTCCTTCACGCTCGAGGCGGCAGATGGCCGTGGCGCCCGGCCAACCCAGCAGCTCGGCCAGCATGCCCGGCGTGGCGCCATGGTCGAAGTCCACCCCCTGCTTGCCCGCCAGGATGAGGTCGGCGGGATTGGCCTTGAGCCAGCCGGCCAGCAATCCGGCTGTTGACAGGGGGTCGCTCAGGTCCTGTTCGACCTGGAGCAGGACCGCCTCGTCGGCCCCCATGGCCAGACCCTTGCGGATGGTGCTGTCGGCCGCCGCCTCG
This region includes:
- a CDS encoding carboxyl transferase domain-containing protein, translating into MNTLGMPIPDTDAMRQQKEDYLELLRTHEQRREHIRQGGGATALERQHKRGKLSARERVAALVDPGSFFELGLWAGEGLYPHHGAVPAAGTVMGLGRIQGRLAMILANDPTVKAGAWFPITVKKNLRAQEICLENGLPIVYLVDSAGVFLPLQDEIFPDREHFGRIFRNNAVMSSRGIPQVAAIMGSCVAGGAYLPIMSDEALIVEGTGSVFLAGSHLVKAAIGEVIDNEKLGGATVHCSISGVTDYKAANDSDCLNRIREIFGQWPAVPAGPFARAEPAEPAFPPDDLLALLLRDHSRPYDMREILARLVDDSQWLEYKPDYGRTLLCGTARVCGWTVGIVANQRLVVKSGRGELQVGGVIYSDSADKATRFILNCNQRRIPLVFLQDVTGFMVGSQAEHGGIIKDGAKLVNAVANSTVPKFTFILGNSFGAGNYAMCGKAYDPRFIYAVPSARIAVMGGAQASQVLLDIRLGQAAHRGKELSEAEKQAALAEIHEKYVREMDPVHGAARLWVDEILDPRLIRRAIDLGLEAASHNPHIPRFNPGVIQT
- a CDS encoding (Fe-S)-binding protein, which translates into the protein MATWLLKGLFFTALTLLAAWLFWRELSRRLAALRRARGPLPRDRPERRWARVLREVLFQTKVIRHRPLPGLAHALLVWAFGAYFLETLDHLSRIWQPRGFLPDQGLFHVLFHGLVAVFAWAAAAGIIVLAVRRFVQRPVELGRNLSWSSGAVALFILLLMLTYLARHHGWVPDQGPRAELNWSLHTIVLLAFLVLIPRSKHLHLVLGPFAVFHRNETPGELAPLDFEREEMGVDTLAGLGQANALALFACVECGRCMEHCPATQSGKALDPKELVLRMRDGFLTDPEQPAVGPQVPEDWLWQCTTCGACAEQCPTGNDQPLSILEFRRGLTSEGRFPDTLRTLFDNLERSGNPWRHAAVDASAFLREAGIPLHDGSQKVLYWMGCMARYDEAYRRVALDFVAILRAAGVDFAVLKDEKCTGDAARRAGNEFLFQQLAMENAALINEAAPDLIVSTCPHCIRSLDEYKSLPDEMRLLDRPILHHSQFIRQLIEQGRLPLSTTHGAPVQDLAYHDPCYLSRYVDEGVDAPREVLRGAGVRVREAERHGRRSFCCGAGGAQLFMEEREGRRINHIRTEELLDTGAGTVCVSCPFCRTMIKDGMTDKGRGDLPVLDLAQVVARSLGKAADV
- a CDS encoding electron transfer flavoprotein subunit alpha/FixB family protein, which codes for MRLLCWIDLHEGRERPAAREVLGAARLLKETQAGSEVLALVPGGGEGLASLASWGADRIHSLPSLAGAFSSDAWSATIAEATEHVQADLLLFSAGPRGRELAPRIAARLGRPLISECSQLEAGGSGLTATRPVFAGKVLLKTPVILPAVATLRPKLFPALQKDAVAELAPLDLPLGEMKAVVTELLAAAGSRLDLSEADIIVSGGRGVGGPEGFQPLEDLAARLGAAVGASRAVVDAGWRPHSQQVGQTGKVVNPTLYIACGISGAIQHLAGMKNSRYIVAINKDAEAPIFKVADYGIVGDLFEVVPALTKALA
- a CDS encoding electron transfer flavoprotein subunit beta/FixA family protein; this encodes MRIVVCLKRVPDTESVIRLAADGSAVETGELSFIINPYDEYAIEAALQLKEAEGGEVILLTVGEAAADSTIRKGLAMGADEAVLLQVEQDLSDPLSTAGLLAGWLKANPADLILAGKQGVDFDHGATPGMLAELLGWPGATAICRLEREGGGVLVEREVEGGRERVRLPLPCVLSADKGLNEPRYASLKGIMMAKKKPLTIVAVEARPASPGRFETPAARPAGRIVGQGAGAATDLLRLLKEEARVL